Part of the Mangifera indica cultivar Alphonso chromosome 4, CATAS_Mindica_2.1, whole genome shotgun sequence genome, aagagataaattcgATCCATTTTCTCACTTTCGCAAAATCCTTTTCAGTGTTATTTACGAATGTAGGAAAATTGCAGACGAATATGAAGAACTGAATGCGTAAACCAGAAGAGGCAGAAAGTTAAGACATGCTTCTGAGTTGTGGAGATGTGAAACCCTAAATCGTAACGGcggaattattttaaaatgggCCCGGATTTTGTGTTTTGGATATCAAATGCCCATCAGCTGTTCATATGAGTCAAACCGCTGATGGAGAGTTAGAGCGAAGCGGCCCAGCCTGCTTAAATGGgctctgaattttttttttattttaaccaaaattaCACGTGTTTTCAATAATTACATAAGTACGTAATAATATagcatttttttatcaaattatatactcaaaattataCGGGcataatttcattgataattcagaactaaattattttttcggCAAAAGGATggtttctcatttgttttttcCATTTATGAACTTTTTCAATAGTGTTGttggttaaattttataatatatacatcgaaaaacaaaaatacacaatgaatcaagtttgaatcaaagtttggattaaaattttagaccaactgaaacaaaaattaaaatctgaGACAACtcaatctaaaattaatttctttttcaaaccaaattatttcAAGTTAAATTCAAGGTTTAGATTAGGAAGAGTTGCTTATGTTTAAGAGAAAACACAAACCATTAAGGAacgtttgatttaaataatattttattatcaaaatataaaaattacattaaaaatagattacttgaaagattactgaatataaataattactatgtttgataaaatttagtaagtataaataattatcgtatttaattaaaagtaataaaatattactaataaattattttacttaaatactttgaatataattatttttaaatattatttattatattaatgaaaaataaatttatttttatcttaaaaaattaataaataataatataattataataaaattaagattacttacatcagcattaataataaaattactgtaatattttattattaaacaagaaaataaaagatagattatcaagataatcttaaaaaactgaaatcaAACACCCCTTAGAGTAAAGAAAAAATCGGGTACATGTAAGCAAATTCTgataaagtttaattaaattaaatttgacctTTGGAGTTACACTTATATTTATGGGATTCTTTTCGATCACTCCTGCACaggtttataataattttttttaactatcattGCCGCTTCATTTCTTAGAAAATGTCAAGGAAAAAGCGTCAGAGAACGAGTAAGGGAACGACCACACATACCAATGGACATATATTGACGGCTATATTTTATATAAGCTTGAAAATTcttgaaatttcaaaatcttccaACTGAATCCATGAAAAATTACACCCATGATTAAACTAAGCATAAATTAAGCCGTCCGATCCCAACTAAATAACAGCTTAGTCAGTATTAGACGTAAAAAACCTATAGGAAGACCACAGAAGAGAGCGCAATCCACTCAGACTCGCTACAGCTCAGGACAATTACTTCTTGGACTTGCTAGTTGCCAACTGGCTTTCCGGCTGCATAACAAAGAACgaaaaaattaggcaaaataaATAGGCTTAGCCCAAATCACTCAACATTATGTTTACACGACTGCATTACCTCCTTCCTTACTGGTTCTTCCTTTTCAGACAATGTCAATTCAATGTGACATGGGGATGACATGTAAgctgccaaaaaaaaaaaacagttaattattgataaaattggGGCTCCTCTTATAATGACATTATTCATCCAGTCTTTATAACATCTCCAACCATCTtaaacaagttcaaattcaaactcacactcatcattatgaattttagaCATACAAGAATCAAGCCATGTTTAGACTCGGTTCAATTCTAATCCAACTCTATTTACATAAAAGATATGATCCATCaaaatataaacacagcaaagaaaaaataaacttacGATTAATTCGTCCGTGGGCTCGGTATGTGCGGCGCCTTTGCTTCTGGGCCTGGTTCACTTGAATGTGAGAAATGTAGAGTGCATCAACATCCAAACCTTTCACCTGAAAAACATTTGACAGTTgttagaaaaaagaaatcatgGAGTCAGGAAACcacaaaaaaacaaacaaacgaGACATACTTCAGCATTGCTTTCAGCATTCTTAAGCAAATCTAGAATGAATTTTGCAGATTTGACTGGCCACCGCCCTTGGCCATTTGGATGCCTGTTCTTTGCCTGAGCAGTACGTCCAACACCACCACAGAAGCGTGTGAAGGGTATAGCCTGTTTATGGGCTATAACATCCTCCAAATACCTCTTAGCCTTGACCAAAGGCAACTTCCTGATAGCGTGGGCTGTTTCTCTGGTGTTCTATAAAACAGTAAATTTGCCAACCCCAAGAATGAGTACAAATtgaacagaaaattaaaattcaagttATGATGCGTTGCCAAACCAGAGATATATTCACCAATTACTCATACGAGATAAAAGGTACTatcttttctataaaaaaatgcattccatgttaatataatataaaatgccTAACTTCCAAATAAGAACTGACAAATTTCGACAATAGGCGTGATCTTCCCAATAAGGAGAATGTGTCATCATTTACTGAACCTTCAGTTACAAATAGATACAGAGGTTCACCCAATAACAATGCAGGTAATTTTCCTGAAATTTACGAGAGCCATGTTTACATGAGGCAACAAGACCCTGCTTTTTAATCAGGTTTTGTAATTAAACAACTGAACAAAAATGAACCTCAAATCCTAgttataattaaaactaaaacacAAATGTGCCATCATTTACTGAACCTTCAGTCACCAATAACTACAGAGGTTCACCCAATAACAATGCAAGTAATTTTCCTGAAGTTTACGAGAGCCATGTTTACAAGAGGCAACTAGACCCTGCTTTTTTCAATCAGGTTTTATAATTAGGATAATGAACAGCAATGAACCTTGAACCCTAGTTAAAATTTACACAACAGCACAAATGTGCCATCATTTACTGAACCTtaagtcatcaataaatacaGAGGTTCACCCAATAACAATGCAAGTGATTTTCCTGAAGTTTACGAGAGCCATGTTTACATGAGGCAACAAGACCCTGCTTTTTAATCAGGTTTTGTAATTAAACAACTGAACAAAAATGAACCTCAAATCCTAgttataattaaaactaaaacacAAATGTGCCATCATTTACTG contains:
- the LOC123215060 gene encoding 60S ribosomal protein L17-2, which encodes MVKYSKEPDNPTKSCKSRGSDLRVHFKNTRETAHAIRKLPLVKAKRYLEDVIAHKQAIPFTRFCGGVGRTAQAKNRHPNGQGRWPVKSAKFILDLLKNAESNAEVKGLDVDALYISHIQVNQAQKQRRRTYRAHGRINPYMSSPCHIELTLSEKEEPVRKEPESQLATSKSKK